DNA sequence from the Leptolyngbya subtilissima AS-A7 genome:
AGGGTCAGGTAGTCTAAGCCCACATCCATCATGAACTGGAGCCGGGCGCGAATCTCGCGCAGCACCAGCGCCCCGATCTGGAGCTGCCGGGCCGAGAGCTTGGGGGCCTCACCTTCTTCGCCCACCAGGTTGCGAATGCGGCTGAGACATTCGCGAATGGAGACGTTGGTGAGGTCGCTAATCGAGTGGGGGCCAATCCGCACCGCGTTCGACTCGGGCTTGAGGCGGGTGCCGTGGCAGACCTCGCAGGGCTGGTCGATCAGGTACTTTTCGAGCTTTTGCTTGTGCAGCTCAGAGGTGGCGTCTTTATACTGCCGGTCGAGAATGGGCAGCACCCCCTCATACTGGCGCTGATAGCCCTTGCGCTCGCGGTAGCGCGAGTCTGACTCGATGTAAATTTTCTCGTCGCTGCCGTGGAGCACGATGTGCTGCTGCTCAGGGGTGAGCTGATCCCACCGGCTCTGAATCTCAAAGCCAAAGGCCTGGCCGACGCTGTAGAGCAGCGAGAAGTAGTAGGTGTTGTCTTTTTCTGACCAGGGGGCGATCGCGGCGTAGACCGGCAGAGTAGGATCCGGTACCACCAGCTCTGCCGAGAAGGTCCGTAGGCTACCTAACCCGTGGCAGTGGGGGCAGGCTCCGTAGGGCGAGTTAAACGAGAATAGTCGGGGCGACAGCTCCTCCATCACCGCGCCGTGCTCGGGGCAGGCGAAGTTTTCGGAGAAAACTAGTTCCTTGGGCTGGCCGTAGCTGCCTTCGGCCTCTGCCGCCTGGGGCAGGCGATCGGTTAGAGACACGACGTTGCTGCCCGGCTCCGGGTTGGCGGTTTCCTGGGGCTTCTCCGCCAGAATGTCGATCACCGCGATCCCCTCCGATCGCTTCAGGCAGGTGCGCAATGAATCAGCCAGGCGATCTTGCAGGCCATCCTTTTTCACCAGGCGATCGACCACCACCTCAATGTTGTGGCTGTAGTTTTTGTCGAGTTCGATGTTGTCGGTCAGTTCGCGCAGTTCGCCGTTGACCCGCACCCGCACAAACCCCTCGGAGGCGAGGCTAGAGAGCAGCTTCTTGTGGGTGCCTTTTTTGCCCCGCACCACGGGGGCGAGAATCTGGAAGCGGGTGCGCTCGGGCAGGGCCATGACCCGATCGATCATCTGATCGATGGATTGCGGGGAGATGCTGCGATCGCAGTGGGGACAGTGGGGATCGCCCGCCCGCCCATAGAGCAGGCGCAGGTAGTCGTAAATTTCGGTAACCGTGCCCACAGTCGAGCGCGGGTTGTGGGAGGTCGACTTTTGGTCAATAGAGATGGCCGGGCTCAGCCCCTCGATCGCGTCCACATCGGGCTTGTCAACCTGGCCCAAAAACTGGCGAGCGTAGGCGCTGAGGGACTCCACATAGCGACGCTGGCCTTCGGCAAAAATCGTGTCAAAGGCCAGGGACGACTTGCCTGAACCAGAAACCCCCGTAAACACAATCAGCTTGTTGCGGGGAATCTCTAGGTCCAGATTCTTTAGGTTGTGCTGCCGAGCTCCCCGAATGCGAATGACGTTGTCGTCAATGGCGGCGTGGTGGTGGGCGAGGCCGGTGTGCTGGTTGCCATTGGTGGACGCTCGGCCTTTGCTAGAGGCAGCGGTTTTCTTAGCGGAAGCGTCCGATTTGGGCATATCTGGGGGCTTATTGAAAACGCTTTATCAATTTAACGCTTTATCAATTTAACATTTATAAACACTTGTCAAGGTTGTCACCACGGGGGACGGGGCGCCAGCACCGGGCAGAGTTCCGTAGATGGATCAAGCCACGCTACAGGCTTGGCAGATGTTCTGCGCCATTAATGTTGGCTGCCTGGCTACAACCCTTGAATTGTAGAAGTGGTGGGTGGCCTCTGTATGGGCAAGCGCTTCCCAATGAGTCTGGCGGACAGTACAGCCTCAGCAGGGCATCGTATCGGTTGAGGCGATCGCTAGCCGCTTGGCTAAGGAACTAGCCCACAGTGGTGACAGTCCGACTGGTTCCATTCAAAATAATCGCTCTTAAAGGCGAGCATCAGAGCCTTGGGGGAAGGTACTAAAAATGCGGTATACAGCAGAGCACTTTGCTAGTCGATATTGACGTAAGCTAAAGCCCTACAATTTGGCACTATAAGAAAGCTCAACGCCGCCAACCGCTGAGGTTACTGTTAGAAGGGTGGGTAACCTTATGGTTAACATTCCCTTAAAGTTTGCTGCTCAATGGTGAAGGAACCATATAGCTAGGGTTTGTAGGCACTAATATGGAGGCGATCGCCAGTAAAAATTGATTTGGCCTGCCAACTTCACAGAGCACTGATTAAGTTCTATTTCTTTAAATCACCTCAAGTCCTGAAATTCTTCATCCTGACAGTGGCATCTATAGGCTTCACTGATTTGTTGCAGGATGTTAATCAACACAGAACTCAATTCACTAGATCACCCATCAACTAATGAAAGCAAAGGCAGTCGTTGCGGTTACCCGACTTGAGTTGTAGACTTGGCACAGCTCTAGTGCAGCACTCATATTTCTTTTAGAGGCATGGGTGGTGCATACAAAAGACCTCTGAACAAAGTCTAAGCCGTCAAGATACAACTAAAGTTACGGACTATTTCATCAAAACTTTAGAGTATATAACTCTGACGATTGTAAAATCGGCTGTAAAAACTTTTATGTCTAGTGATCTTTGCGCTCTAGAGAGCGAAAGCCAACTTTTTTAAGTCTGTTAAGTTTTATTAGAAAGAGAGCCAGGTATGGGGTTGTCGTTTGTTGAAGTTCTGCCTGAGATAAAAATTCCTGCTTCAATGATTTTTTCTCATCCCACGGCGCTAGGAGATACATTACGTCCTGCAATTGAAAGAATATTTCTGCCTGAGGAGTATTTACATCCTTTACAGGTCAAAATAGACGTCAAAACTGGTCAGACTGGCCCTAGAAAACCGGGTTCTCAACGCTCTAAACTCTATAAAGCACTTTGCAATGTTGTAAAGGGAACTCAAGTATTAGACTATCCTGAAAAATTTTTATTTGATGGCCGGCAAGAGCTAGATACCAACATAGGGCATGTCATTGAAAACTTGGCGGCTCCGGCTCTGCTGGCAAAGCAAATGCTGAGTAAGCGTTTGGGTCAAGATGTAGATGTTCACGTAGTTCTTAGAGAACGAGCACCAAATCTGGCTCGCGAAGTCTTTGCAACATTGGGTATTCCGGTAATTTACACCGATGATAGTGTTTATGGCGAAGTGATTTCTATGTCAGTCGCTCGCCCTACTACAGCAACTAGCACGGAAGCACCCCAGTTTTTTCCAATTATAAATCAGCACCTAGTTGCCGAGATTGATTCAAAGCTTTACAACCTTCATGCAGCCTTGTTCAATGAGGCTGAGTTTGCGGGCTGTGAGCCTTTAGGGGTAGAGAAAGTTTTTATCCCTCGCAGGGGAAATCGCTGTTTAATCAACAATGGCGAAGTAGTCCAGTTTCTCGAAGGAAAGGGCTTCAAAACCTATTATTTCGAGGACTTAACCTGTGCTCAAAAATGGTCAATTACTCGCGATGTTAAGGTCGTGGTAGCTGTTCATGGTGCTGCCCTTAGCCATATGGCTTTTAATCGCTTGGGGCTGCAAAATCCTGAACTGCCCAATAGCGGAGTTAAAGTAGTCGAGCTTTACTCTCCGGGGTGGTCAAGTCGCTGGGCTCATCGCCGCCATATTAGTGGGCTGAATGGGCAGTGGTGTGGTGTTCGTGGTCAGGTTACCCCAGAGTTTTTAAAGACCATAGACTTCCCTAAACTGCCTAACGGCATTATTCGACCATCGCCAAATTCCTTTAAGATTGACTGTGCATCTCTTCAAATGGCGCTTGACTATTTAGATGCTTAATCACCAATCTCTGGTAAATTTTTGCGGGTTAGGTTAGCTCTGTCACTGTTTTAGTAATTGGCTTGGCAGAACACGAATCGCTTATCGGTGATCTGCCAACGACCGTGAATCTAGATAGAGTCCGGGGATAGCTACCGTGCTGCTACAAACCTTTCCCGGGCCGTGGTTCGCAGCTGCTGGATATCCTCTCGACGGGTCACAGAGAGGGGCACCGTGCGTTTGATCTCTTCGATCAGCAGGGTGGTGTCGGCGGGTCGATTTTCGTAGAGGGCGCGGTAGTGGGCGGTGATGATGGCCTGTTCAATTTCGGCTCCGCTGAAGCCTTCGGTGGCAGTTACCAATTCGCTGAGATCAAAGTTTTCGATGCCCTGCTGCCGTCGCCCTAGGTGAATTTGCAGGATGGTGTGGCGTTCGTCGGCCTCGGGCAGGTCGACAAAGAAGATTTCGTCAAAGCGGCCTTTGCGCAGCAGTTCTGGCGGAATAGCTGAGAGGTCATTGGCGGTGGCTACTACAAAAATTTCTTGGGATTTTTCTTGCAGCCAGGTGAGGAAGTAGCCGAACAGGCGACGGCTCAGCCCGCCATCGGATTCGCTGCTGGTTTGCCCCATGCTCTTTTCGATCTCGTCGATCCACAGAATGCAGGGGGCCATGGTCTCGGCCATGGTGACGGCGCGGCGGAAGTTTTTGTCGGACTCGCCGATGTACTTGTCGTAGAGGCGGCCAGCGTCGAGTTTAAGGAGGGGGAGGTTCCACTGGCGGGCAATGGTTTTGGCGGCCAGCGACTTGCCGCAGCCCTGAATGCCCACAATCAAAATGCCTTTGGGAGCGGGCAGGTTATATTGACGAGCCTGGGGCGTGAAGCCCACTTTGGCGTAGGCGAGCCAGCGCTTGAGCCCCTCAAACCCACCTAGCTCGGCCAGGTTGGTTTCGGGCGGAAAGTAGTCCAGTAGACCCTCTTCGTGGATGACTCGGGCCTTGCGCTCTAGTACCCACT
Encoded proteins:
- the uvrA gene encoding excinuclease ABC subunit UvrA; translation: MPKSDASAKKTAASSKGRASTNGNQHTGLAHHHAAIDDNVIRIRGARQHNLKNLDLEIPRNKLIVFTGVSGSGKSSLAFDTIFAEGQRRYVESLSAYARQFLGQVDKPDVDAIEGLSPAISIDQKSTSHNPRSTVGTVTEIYDYLRLLYGRAGDPHCPHCDRSISPQSIDQMIDRVMALPERTRFQILAPVVRGKKGTHKKLLSSLASEGFVRVRVNGELRELTDNIELDKNYSHNIEVVVDRLVKKDGLQDRLADSLRTCLKRSEGIAVIDILAEKPQETANPEPGSNVVSLTDRLPQAAEAEGSYGQPKELVFSENFACPEHGAVMEELSPRLFSFNSPYGACPHCHGLGSLRTFSAELVVPDPTLPVYAAIAPWSEKDNTYYFSLLYSVGQAFGFEIQSRWDQLTPEQQHIVLHGSDEKIYIESDSRYRERKGYQRQYEGVLPILDRQYKDATSELHKQKLEKYLIDQPCEVCHGTRLKPESNAVRIGPHSISDLTNVSIRECLSRIRNLVGEEGEAPKLSARQLQIGALVLREIRARLQFMMDVGLDYLTLHRTAMTLSGGEAQRIRLATQIGSGLTGVLYVLDEPSIGLHQRDNDRLLNTLHRLRDLGNTLIVVEHDEDTIRAADYLVDIGPGAGVHGGAIVAEGDLKTLMTAKDSLTGAYLSGRMSIPTPAERRPGNGRSLTLKNARRNNLKHLDVELPLGALVCITGVSGSGKSTLVNELLYPALQHHFGSKVPFPKHMDKLDGLKALDKVIVIDQSPIGRTPRSNPATYTGVFDVIRNLFTETIEAKARGYKAGQFSFNVKGGRCEACGGQGVNVIEMNFLPDVYVQCEVCKGARYNRDTLQVTYKGKNISDVLNMTAEEALGFFENIPQAASRLQTMVDVGLGYIRLGQTAPTLSGGEAQRMKLASELARRSTGKTLYLIDEPTTGLSFYDVHKLLDVVQRLVDKGNSVLMIEHNLDVIRCADWIVDLGPEGGDRGGELIAVGTPEEVAKVQGSYTGNYLAKVLEQHPVVNKAASVS
- a CDS encoding glycosyltransferase 61 family protein; translated protein: MGLSFVEVLPEIKIPASMIFSHPTALGDTLRPAIERIFLPEEYLHPLQVKIDVKTGQTGPRKPGSQRSKLYKALCNVVKGTQVLDYPEKFLFDGRQELDTNIGHVIENLAAPALLAKQMLSKRLGQDVDVHVVLRERAPNLAREVFATLGIPVIYTDDSVYGEVISMSVARPTTATSTEAPQFFPIINQHLVAEIDSKLYNLHAALFNEAEFAGCEPLGVEKVFIPRRGNRCLINNGEVVQFLEGKGFKTYYFEDLTCAQKWSITRDVKVVVAVHGAALSHMAFNRLGLQNPELPNSGVKVVELYSPGWSSRWAHRRHISGLNGQWCGVRGQVTPEFLKTIDFPKLPNGIIRPSPNSFKIDCASLQMALDYLDA
- a CDS encoding AAA family ATPase gives rise to the protein MSFKTSVKHFQNLVTSFHPVIVIDTVEEERVQGLIRAACADMQMAVFEWSVAQGLMQSPDSPDHRWQNEYVPPGSKRGQALPKTNEPLDMLRHIQDMSFKAVFWLKDFAEHLKDPVVARQFREVSQQFSFNSSTLVLSGSGYALPPTIAQNAVYLDIKLPEPEELYRAISETVKTLQGQVTINLNPDDVRALVSALQGMTLHQARKVVSYAARHDGKLDVGDVKWVLERKARVIHEEGLLDYFPPETNLAELGGFEGLKRWLAYAKVGFTPQARQYNLPAPKGILIVGIQGCGKSLAAKTIARQWNLPLLKLDAGRLYDKYIGESDKNFRRAVTMAETMAPCILWIDEIEKSMGQTSSESDGGLSRRLFGYFLTWLQEKSQEIFVVATANDLSAIPPELLRKGRFDEIFFVDLPEADERHTILQIHLGRRQQGIENFDLSELVTATEGFSGAEIEQAIITAHYRALYENRPADTTLLIEEIKRTVPLSVTRREDIQQLRTTARERFVAAR